A genomic window from Ignavibacteria bacterium includes:
- a CDS encoding Ni/Fe hydrogenase subunit alpha yields MKTRSVTIDPITRLEGHGKIDILLDEKGEVEHAYYQIPEIRGFETFCLGRPAEEMPQITSRICGVCPTAHHMAATKALDSLYSIEPPPTARKLRELIYNAFMLEDHALHVYILGGPDFIVGPTADKSKRNVLGVIEKVGLETGKRVIDMRRKVRNIINYLGGKVIHPVFGLPGGVSKGIAPSDLQQFKETANEALEFARFTLQVFKDIVLKNDDYVKMIISDAYTHKTYYMGMVDADNKVNFYDGKMRVVDPDGKEFVKFEIKDYLEHIAERVEPWSYVKFNYLKKLGWKGYIDGNDTSVYAVAPLARLNAADGMATAEAQKVYEEYFSILGGKPVHHTLANHWARVVEILQAAERIVELVNDPEITGENIRTLPTAKPVEGIGAVEAPRGTLIHHFKTDERGILTMVNLIVATQNNSARIAMSIDKAAKELIHGGKADDGLLNMIEMAFRAYDPCNGCATHSLPGNVPIIINLYDNNRELIRKITN; encoded by the coding sequence ATGAAAACCCGCAGTGTCACAATTGACCCTATTACCAGACTTGAAGGACACGGAAAGATCGACATTTTGCTTGATGAAAAAGGAGAAGTCGAGCATGCTTATTACCAGATACCCGAGATACGCGGCTTTGAAACATTCTGTCTGGGTAGGCCTGCCGAAGAGATGCCCCAGATAACAAGCCGTATTTGCGGCGTATGCCCAACAGCTCATCATATGGCTGCAACAAAGGCACTTGATAGTCTCTACAGCATAGAGCCGCCTCCAACAGCCCGCAAGCTGCGCGAGCTTATTTACAATGCCTTTATGCTCGAAGACCATGCGCTTCATGTTTATATACTTGGCGGACCCGATTTTATAGTTGGTCCCACTGCTGATAAAAGTAAACGTAATGTGCTGGGAGTTATTGAAAAAGTTGGTCTTGAAACCGGAAAGCGCGTTATCGATATGCGCAGAAAGGTAAGGAATATTATTAACTACCTCGGAGGTAAAGTCATACATCCCGTATTTGGTTTGCCGGGTGGTGTTTCAAAAGGGATTGCTCCATCAGACCTTCAGCAGTTCAAGGAGACTGCAAATGAAGCTTTGGAATTTGCAAGGTTTACACTACAGGTTTTCAAAGATATTGTTCTTAAAAATGATGATTATGTTAAAATGATAATTTCTGACGCATATACTCATAAGACCTACTATATGGGAATGGTTGATGCTGATAACAAGGTTAATTTCTATGACGGTAAAATGAGGGTAGTTGATCCGGATGGAAAGGAATTTGTAAAGTTTGAAATAAAGGATTACCTGGAGCACATTGCAGAACGTGTTGAACCATGGAGCTATGTAAAGTTCAATTATCTTAAAAAGCTTGGCTGGAAGGGATATATTGATGGCAATGATACAAGCGTTTACGCAGTTGCTCCGCTTGCAAGGCTTAATGCGGCAGATGGTATGGCAACTGCTGAAGCGCAGAAAGTTTATGAAGAATACTTCAGCATTCTTGGAGGTAAACCTGTACATCACACACTTGCAAATCACTGGGCAAGAGTAGTTGAAATACTCCAGGCTGCAGAGCGCATTGTTGAGCTTGTGAATGATCCTGAAATTACCGGGGAAAATATCCGTACACTGCCAACAGCAAAACCTGTTGAAGGAATCGGAGCAGTTGAAGCCCCGAGAGGAACTCTCATTCATCATTTTAAAACTGATGAAAGGGGAATCCTCACTATGGTAAATCTTATTGTTGCAACCCAGAACAACTCTGCGCGTATTGCAATGAGCATTGATAAGGCTGCCAAAGAGCTTATTCATGGCGGTAAGGCTGATGACGGGCTGCTTAATATGATAGAGATGGCATTCAGGGCTTATGACCCGTGCAACGGGTGTGCAACTCATTCGTTACCCGGAAATGTGCCAATCATTATTAATTTATACGATAATAATAGAGAGCTGATCAGAAAAATTACCAATTGA
- the hypB gene encoding hydrogenase nickel incorporation protein HypB, with protein MEIIKIERKVLAKNDAIASENRKLFEDNGVFTVNMVSSPGSGKTSLVEKIIQHFGGRLNISVIEGDVQTDLDAQRVGAYNVPVVQIITNGGCHLEANLVKDSLNALDLVKTDLLIIENVGNLVCPAGYDLGEDMKMVVISVTEGDDKPLKYPKMFMNSKILVINKIDLLPYVNCDIAGLKDNALKINPELKIFETSCTSGSGINELCSFLENSI; from the coding sequence ATGGAAATCATTAAGATAGAACGCAAAGTACTAGCAAAAAACGATGCAATAGCATCAGAGAACAGAAAATTGTTTGAAGATAACGGTGTGTTTACGGTAAATATGGTAAGTTCACCCGGTTCCGGGAAAACCAGCCTTGTTGAAAAAATTATTCAGCATTTCGGAGGCAGGCTGAATATTTCTGTAATAGAAGGCGATGTGCAGACAGATCTGGATGCACAAAGAGTAGGAGCTTACAACGTGCCTGTTGTGCAGATCATCACTAACGGCGGTTGTCACCTGGAAGCTAATTTAGTTAAAGATTCACTTAACGCACTTGACCTGGTTAAAACAGATTTGTTAATAATTGAAAATGTAGGCAATCTTGTTTGTCCTGCCGGTTATGATCTTGGTGAAGATATGAAAATGGTTGTTATCAGTGTAACCGAAGGAGATGATAAGCCGCTTAAATATCCTAAAATGTTCATGAATTCAAAAATCCTTGTTATCAATAAAATTGACCTGCTGCCATATGTGAACTGTGATATTGCCGGTTTAAAGGATAACGCCTTAAAAATTAATCCTGAACTTAAGATATTTGAAACTTCCTGCACATCAGGGTCTGGGATAAACGAACTTTGCAGTTTTCTTGAAAACAGTATCTGA
- a CDS encoding fatty acid desaturase: MLRYKADIKTLIYMFITTSLFILQWTVIGFNPVVFIIYCFFSISVAVITHNHNHVRIWKSNFLNTLQDWWLTVFYGFPVFAWIPTHNKNHHKMNNRIGDYTITYRFSEKNNFLTLLTYPTISGFYQQKAIRDYLKDMFKNKRSRFYLAISQYFILVLWIAAFLLLDWKKALLYVIIPQQVSLFSVLIFNYVQHVHANEESEWNHSRNFTGFLNFMLFNNGLHTVHHETAGLHWSQVPEEHKKVEHLIDDSLKERSFWWYIFRNYAMGFFNKKYKTDSMRLQRIEQEQRELRKLRENTDPVIA; encoded by the coding sequence ATGCTTAGATACAAAGCAGATATCAAAACACTCATTTATATGTTTATTACTACAAGTCTGTTCATTCTGCAATGGACAGTTATAGGTTTTAATCCTGTAGTATTTATTATATATTGTTTCTTTTCTATTTCGGTTGCAGTTATAACACATAATCATAATCACGTGAGAATCTGGAAATCAAATTTTCTCAATACATTACAGGACTGGTGGCTCACAGTATTTTATGGATTTCCTGTATTTGCATGGATACCAACACATAATAAAAATCACCATAAAATGAACAATCGTATTGGTGATTACACAATAACCTACAGGTTCAGTGAAAAAAATAATTTTCTTACACTTTTAACTTACCCAACAATCAGCGGATTTTACCAGCAAAAAGCAATAAGAGATTACCTTAAGGATATGTTTAAAAATAAACGTTCAAGGTTTTACCTGGCAATATCACAATATTTCATTTTGGTATTGTGGATTGCAGCTTTTTTGCTTCTTGACTGGAAAAAAGCACTGTTATACGTAATAATTCCGCAGCAAGTTTCTCTTTTCAGTGTATTGATCTTCAATTATGTACAGCATGTACATGCAAATGAAGAATCTGAATGGAATCATTCACGTAATTTTACAGGATTCCTTAATTTTATGCTGTTTAATAACGGGCTTCATACGGTTCATCATGAAACAGCAGGCTTGCACTGGAGCCAGGTCCCGGAAGAGCATAAAAAGGTTGAACACTTAATAGATGATTCTTTAAAAGAAAGAAGTTTCTGGTGGTACATATTCAGAAATTACGCAATGGGATTCTTTAACAAAAAATATAAAACAGATTCCATGCGGCTGCAAAGGATCGAACAGGAGCAAAGAGAGTTAAGAAAACTTAGGGAAAATACAGACCCGGTAATAGCATGA
- a CDS encoding PQQ-binding-like beta-propeller repeat protein has protein sequence MEPQHNYSANNTGIQQQVYGRKKSNKGCLIAGLIIFLLIIAATVFLGYYIYNKTNSTIEQITDKFKDLKDKDRFTGTRNEDKRFNGAFIDAVTVNRTGNTPVFFLLTDASKTYIETKKRPGYYSTGAACIDCKTIAYIYDPISDKVITETEYKFPDIIASTQLIHKDNKVYQFTNAYGETPAGINIYDAETGKLLSETAEFISIYPELSSGITELSVRPEDKTVKFDTKDGRNNIIFSVELQKIFKDDRALRTELEKSAEGNSFIYGMASEDNDSRKQLYKISAPVKYILSQRSTLMSYADRNNMLKSYDASSVKVSDRSYIEGIIYAQDENSVFVISLTAAGKKSERIFTCIEATTGNEKWSVQQSELFDYLKIDEEQNSQQSFSSSKDRITVSVSGNIVLLKVKGDGVMAFDINSGKKLWSIQPAPAGF, from the coding sequence ATGGAACCTCAGCACAATTATTCAGCAAATAACACCGGTATACAGCAGCAGGTTTATGGCAGAAAAAAAAGCAATAAGGGATGCTTAATAGCAGGATTGATAATATTTTTGCTGATAATTGCTGCTACAGTATTTTTAGGATATTATATTTACAATAAAACCAACAGCACCATTGAACAGATAACAGATAAGTTTAAAGATCTTAAAGATAAAGACAGATTTACCGGCACCAGAAATGAAGATAAAAGATTTAACGGCGCATTTATTGATGCCGTTACTGTAAACCGTACAGGAAACACACCTGTATTTTTCCTTTTAACCGATGCTTCAAAAACTTATATCGAAACTAAAAAAAGGCCGGGATATTATTCAACCGGCGCAGCCTGTATAGACTGTAAAACGATTGCTTATATTTACGATCCTATCAGCGATAAAGTAATTACCGAAACTGAATATAAATTCCCCGATATTATTGCTTCCACTCAGCTGATCCATAAAGATAATAAAGTATACCAGTTCACAAATGCTTACGGAGAAACACCGGCAGGAATAAATATTTATGATGCAGAAACAGGTAAACTGTTGAGTGAAACCGCGGAATTCATTTCAATTTATCCTGAGCTCAGCTCAGGTATAACAGAGTTAAGTGTTAGACCTGAAGATAAAACAGTGAAATTTGATACTAAAGACGGCAGGAACAATATAATCTTCAGTGTAGAGCTCCAAAAAATATTCAAAGATGATAGAGCTCTAAGGACTGAGCTGGAAAAATCTGCAGAAGGAAACAGCTTTATTTACGGAATGGCAAGCGAAGATAACGATTCAAGAAAACAGCTTTATAAGATCAGTGCTCCGGTAAAATACATACTTTCGCAGCGCTCCACTTTAATGAGCTATGCTGACAGAAATAACATGCTTAAGAGTTATGACGCTTCTTCTGTAAAAGTATCAGATAGATCATACATTGAAGGTATTATTTATGCACAGGATGAGAACAGTGTTTTTGTAATTTCTTTAACTGCTGCCGGAAAGAAATCCGAAAGGATATTCACCTGTATTGAAGCGACTACCGGCAATGAAAAATGGTCGGTGCAGCAAAGCGAGCTTTTTGATTACCTGAAAATTGACGAAGAACAAAATTCCCAGCAAAGTTTTTCATCATCAAAAGACAGGATCACAGTATCAGTATCCGGGAATATTGTACTGTTGAAGGTAAAAGGAGACGGAGTAATGGCATTTGATATTAATTCAGGTAAAAAGCTTTGGTCCATCCAGCCGGCACCCGCAGGGTTTTAA
- the hypE gene encoding hydrogenase expression/formation protein HypE, whose protein sequence is MKNFNIQCPIPISEYPRVLLAHGGGGRLMHNLIEKMFSAAFSNDILMQGHDSAQIDVDSKKIAFTTDSYVVKPLFFPGGDIGSLAVNGTVNDIAMSGAIPKYISLGLIIEEGFLMEDLWKVVQSIASAAKAAGVKIATGDTKVVDKGKGDGIFINTSGIGTIEHNLNISPKRIKPGDVILLNGDIGRHGIAIMAEREGLEFDHKIESDCAPLNFIVKDIIDSGIDVHCMRDLTRGGLSSTLNELAESAGYEIEIDEVKVPVHEDVSGACEILGFDPMYVANEGKFITIVPQEHADKCLNILHNHNNESSIIGKVNAAGEAIVKLKSRIGTMRILDMLSGEQLPRIC, encoded by the coding sequence ATGAAAAACTTCAATATCCAGTGTCCGATACCAATAAGTGAATACCCGCGTGTACTTTTAGCGCACGGCGGCGGCGGCAGGCTTATGCATAACCTGATAGAAAAAATGTTCAGCGCTGCGTTCAGCAATGATATTTTGATGCAGGGACATGATTCTGCTCAGATTGATGTGGATTCAAAAAAAATTGCATTTACTACCGATTCATACGTGGTTAAACCGTTATTTTTCCCCGGCGGTGATATCGGCTCTCTGGCTGTTAACGGTACTGTTAATGATATTGCAATGAGCGGAGCAATACCCAAATATATCAGCCTTGGACTTATTATTGAAGAAGGTTTCCTGATGGAGGATTTATGGAAGGTAGTGCAAAGCATAGCTTCAGCAGCTAAAGCTGCAGGTGTTAAAATTGCCACCGGTGATACAAAAGTTGTAGATAAAGGAAAAGGGGACGGGATTTTTATTAATACATCCGGTATCGGAACCATTGAACACAATTTAAATATTTCTCCAAAACGTATCAAGCCGGGGGATGTAATATTACTTAACGGGGATATCGGCAGGCATGGTATTGCAATTATGGCTGAGCGTGAAGGTCTTGAGTTTGACCATAAAATAGAAAGTGATTGCGCCCCTTTAAATTTTATAGTAAAAGATATTATTGATAGCGGGATCGATGTTCATTGTATGCGTGACCTGACACGCGGGGGACTTTCAAGTACACTAAATGAGCTGGCAGAATCAGCAGGTTATGAAATTGAAATTGATGAAGTTAAAGTTCCCGTGCATGAAGATGTGAGCGGCGCATGTGAAATACTTGGCTTTGACCCTATGTATGTAGCAAATGAAGGTAAGTTTATAACTATAGTACCACAGGAACATGCTGATAAATGTTTGAATATTTTACATAATCATAACAATGAATCATCAATTATCGGAAAAGTAAATGCCGCCGGTGAAGCAATTGTGAAGCTTAAAAGCCGCATTGGCACAATGCGCATTCTTGATATGCTTAGCGGTGAGCAGCTGCCGAGGATATGCTGA
- a CDS encoding HypC/HybG/HupF family hydrogenase formation chaperone, whose translation MCLAVPGKILSIQDSENELMKFGKVSFGGIVKDVNLAYTPEAKEGDYVIVHVGFALNTVDESEAMKVFEYLKEIDGLDELSGGEKNNSI comes from the coding sequence ATGTGTCTTGCAGTACCGGGAAAAATATTAAGCATTCAGGATTCCGAAAATGAACTGATGAAGTTCGGAAAAGTAAGCTTCGGGGGAATTGTAAAAGATGTGAACCTTGCTTATACACCTGAAGCAAAGGAAGGTGATTACGTAATTGTGCATGTCGGTTTTGCGCTCAATACAGTGGATGAATCTGAAGCAATGAAGGTATTTGAATACCTGAAGGAAATTGATGGATTGGATGAACTTTCAGGCGGGGAAAAGAATAATAGTATATGA
- a CDS encoding hydrogenase maturation protease, with protein MEPRKNKILILALGNDIMGDDGAALAAADLLEKQYADEIDIFRISSAGFMLLDLLEGYEKVIILDTILTTREPGKFRELTLAELSGRLSTSPHYAGLPEVILLADKLGIKFPEVIKIFVIEIDEPFTIRQGLSFKIRYNVHLYARKISEQINEWIYAHEDKIPA; from the coding sequence ATGGAACCCCGAAAAAATAAAATATTGATTCTTGCTTTGGGTAATGATATTATGGGTGATGACGGAGCAGCTCTTGCCGCTGCGGATCTATTGGAAAAACAATACGCAGATGAGATCGATATATTCAGGATTTCATCTGCCGGTTTTATGCTGCTTGACCTGCTGGAAGGTTATGAAAAAGTTATCATTCTGGATACTATACTTACTACCAGGGAGCCCGGAAAGTTCAGGGAGCTGACACTTGCCGAGCTTTCCGGGAGACTCTCAACTTCACCTCATTATGCCGGACTTCCCGAGGTAATACTGCTTGCTGATAAGCTTGGCATTAAATTCCCGGAAGTAATTAAGATTTTTGTTATAGAAATTGATGAACCGTTTACGATAAGGCAGGGGCTTTCTTTTAAGATCAGGTATAATGTTCATTTATATGCAAGAAAAATTTCTGAGCAGATAAATGAATGGATATATGCCCATGAGGATAAAATTCCGGCTTAA
- the hypD gene encoding hydrogenase formation protein HypD, whose amino-acid sequence MKYIDEYRDPDAARKYSELIHNITTKSWNIMEVCGGQTHAIVKFGLDELLPKSIRLIHGPGCPVCVTSLELIDKSIEIASNPNVIFCSFGDMLRVPGSKKDLLQVKSEGGDVRMLYSPLDALKIAKNNPDKEVVFFAVGFETTAPANAMAVYQAKEHGIQNFSILVSHVLVPPAMEAILSSESCLVQGFLAAGHVCAVMGYNEYYPIAEKYKVPVVVTGFEPLDILQGIYMCVKQLEEGRFEIENQYARAVNKEGNVNAQNIVSSVFKVGTRKWRGIGEIPDSGLILNESFIEYDASLKFGLAELVVDEPKECISGIILQGLKKPHECDAFGKLCTPEHPLGATMVSSEGACAAYYRYRKNK is encoded by the coding sequence ATGAAGTATATTGATGAATACAGAGATCCTGATGCGGCAAGAAAGTATTCTGAACTCATCCATAATATAACCACAAAAAGCTGGAATATTATGGAAGTATGCGGAGGTCAGACTCATGCTATTGTAAAATTCGGTCTTGATGAGCTGCTGCCCAAAAGCATTAGGCTCATTCACGGACCGGGGTGTCCAGTATGTGTAACTTCCCTGGAACTGATCGATAAATCTATAGAAATAGCTTCAAACCCGAATGTAATATTCTGTTCTTTCGGTGATATGCTTAGGGTGCCGGGCTCAAAAAAAGATCTTCTCCAGGTAAAATCTGAAGGAGGTGATGTCAGGATGCTGTATTCACCCCTGGATGCTTTAAAGATAGCAAAGAATAATCCGGATAAAGAAGTAGTATTTTTTGCTGTTGGTTTTGAAACAACAGCGCCGGCTAATGCAATGGCTGTTTACCAGGCCAAAGAGCATGGGATACAAAATTTTTCAATTCTTGTTTCTCACGTTCTTGTTCCGCCGGCTATGGAAGCAATTCTTTCAAGTGAAAGCTGTTTGGTACAGGGATTCCTTGCTGCAGGCCATGTTTGCGCCGTTATGGGTTATAATGAATATTACCCCATTGCTGAAAAATATAAAGTTCCTGTTGTTGTAACCGGCTTTGAACCACTTGATATATTGCAGGGAATTTATATGTGTGTAAAACAGCTTGAAGAGGGAAGGTTTGAAATTGAAAACCAATACGCCCGCGCTGTTAATAAGGAAGGAAATGTTAATGCTCAGAATATTGTGAGTTCTGTTTTTAAAGTAGGTACAAGAAAGTGGAGGGGGATTGGTGAGATCCCCGATAGCGGTTTGATACTTAATGAAAGCTTTATCGAATACGATGCATCTTTAAAATTCGGCTTAGCTGAGCTTGTTGTTGATGAACCTAAAGAGTGTATCAGCGGAATAATTCTGCAGGGATTAAAAAAACCACACGAGTGCGATGCGTTTGGTAAATTATGTACACCAGAGCACCCGCTTGGAGCTACTATGGTTTCAAGCGAAGGTGCCTGCGCAGCATATTACAGGTACAGGAAAAATAAGTAA
- a CDS encoding hydrogenase maturation nickel metallochaperone HypA — MHELSLARDIIDTVKQTLSPDDLPALRKIVLEIGAYSGVVSDSLNFSFDAIKAGTELEQSELEIINIPFRLNCRQCNEETEPEFPVMMCENCGSSDTVVISGDELKIKELKILENTK, encoded by the coding sequence ATGCATGAACTTTCATTAGCACGGGATATAATTGATACTGTAAAGCAAACACTCTCACCGGATGATTTGCCCGCACTCCGAAAAATTGTACTCGAAATTGGCGCTTATTCAGGGGTAGTATCAGATTCCCTGAATTTTTCTTTTGATGCTATTAAAGCCGGAACTGAACTTGAACAGTCTGAGCTGGAAATTATTAACATTCCTTTCAGATTAAACTGCAGGCAATGTAATGAAGAAACTGAACCTGAATTTCCAGTGATGATGTGTGAGAATTGCGGCAGCAGTGATACAGTTGTAATTTCAGGGGATGAACTGAAAATAAAGGAATTAAAAATTTTAGAAAATACCAAATAA
- the hypF gene encoding carbamoyltransferase HypF — protein sequence MIQKVKIIIRGVVQGVGFRPFIYRLANELNIKGWIINSSQGVFIEAEEERLILEAFIRRIKSDKPKNSYLQSFEHTWLDPEGFKEFEIRDSLEEGSKTALVLPDISTCSDCLEEIFDPSNRRYLYPFTNCTNCGPRYSIIADLPYDRPNTTMGEFEMCDECLAEYKDPLNRRFHAEPTACPNCGPQVKLTDNSGKLICEKHNAIVSAARAIKEGKIIALKGIGGFQLLCDAANPLAVKELRLRKRRSQRPFALMFPDIKSVKAETELSESEERLITSVEAPIVLLKRKKGIVSIVSDECTFGNPYLGIMLPYSPLHHILMKELGIPVVATSGNISEEPICISEDEAYTKLSGIADYFLIHNRKILRHVDDSILRIAAGNEVMIRRARGYAPLPVVLKKLEEKTILAAGAHLKNTIAVNKGSNVFISQHIGDLENTESINAFKKVINDISSFYELNPEVVVCDAHPDYISSKYSDSLKIPLHKVQHHYAHVLSCMAENDLEENVLGVSWDGTGYGTDGTIWGGEFIIPNGKNFTRAGYFKTFRLPGGESAIHDVWKIGYSMLYEVYGSDANDLKNISLLKQPEVKIIRQMLEKNINSPVTSSCGRLFDGISAIIGINHNADFEAQAAMALEFAADDFDTNDYFAFSIEEASGSLVFNWHQILKSIVTDINDGVAAGLISAKFHNSLAEAIVQIADRLSIEKVILTGGCFMNNYLLNRSVKRLTESGFKAYTQQRVPAGDGGISLGQIKFASYL from the coding sequence TTGATACAAAAAGTAAAGATAATTATTAGGGGTGTTGTTCAGGGTGTCGGTTTCAGGCCCTTTATTTACAGGCTTGCCAACGAGCTGAATATCAAAGGATGGATAATCAATTCCTCTCAGGGGGTATTTATTGAAGCAGAAGAAGAACGTTTAATCCTGGAAGCTTTTATAAGAAGAATTAAATCTGATAAACCGAAAAACTCTTATTTACAAAGTTTTGAACATACCTGGTTAGACCCCGAAGGATTCAAAGAATTTGAGATACGTGATAGCCTTGAAGAAGGGAGCAAAACTGCCCTTGTTCTTCCTGATATATCAACATGCAGCGATTGCCTTGAAGAAATATTCGATCCTTCTAACCGCAGATACCTGTATCCTTTTACAAATTGCACCAACTGCGGGCCAAGGTATTCCATTATTGCTGATCTGCCCTATGACAGGCCCAATACTACTATGGGTGAGTTTGAAATGTGCGATGAATGCCTGGCTGAATATAAAGACCCGCTGAACCGCAGGTTTCATGCAGAGCCTACTGCCTGCCCAAATTGCGGGCCGCAGGTAAAGCTTACGGATAATTCCGGTAAATTGATCTGTGAAAAACATAATGCAATAGTTAGTGCAGCCAGAGCAATTAAGGAAGGAAAGATCATTGCATTAAAAGGAATTGGCGGTTTCCAGCTTTTATGTGATGCGGCAAATCCGCTGGCTGTAAAAGAGCTTCGCCTGAGAAAACGGAGAAGCCAGAGACCATTTGCACTGATGTTCCCCGATATAAAAAGTGTAAAAGCAGAAACGGAATTGAGTGAAAGTGAAGAGCGGCTAATAACATCAGTTGAAGCGCCTATAGTGCTTTTAAAAAGGAAAAAAGGAATTGTCTCTATAGTATCAGATGAGTGTACATTCGGCAATCCGTACCTTGGTATTATGCTGCCATATTCTCCGCTTCATCATATATTAATGAAAGAGCTTGGAATACCGGTTGTTGCCACAAGCGGTAATATTTCAGAAGAGCCTATCTGCATCAGCGAAGATGAAGCTTACACAAAGCTTTCAGGTATTGCGGATTATTTCCTTATTCATAACCGAAAGATATTAAGGCATGTGGATGATTCCATACTAAGAATAGCTGCAGGAAACGAAGTTATGATACGCAGGGCCAGGGGCTATGCCCCGCTGCCAGTAGTTCTGAAAAAGCTTGAAGAAAAAACGATTCTTGCCGCAGGCGCACATTTAAAAAATACAATTGCTGTTAACAAAGGCAGCAATGTTTTTATTTCACAGCATATAGGCGATCTTGAAAATACCGAATCCATTAATGCATTCAAAAAAGTAATAAATGATATCAGCTCATTTTATGAGCTTAATCCAGAAGTTGTTGTATGTGATGCACATCCTGATTATATTTCTTCAAAATATTCTGATTCACTAAAAATCCCGCTTCATAAAGTTCAGCACCACTATGCCCACGTTCTTTCATGTATGGCTGAAAACGATCTGGAAGAAAATGTGCTTGGCGTTAGCTGGGATGGAACTGGGTACGGAACTGATGGAACAATATGGGGCGGAGAGTTCATTATTCCCAACGGAAAAAATTTCACAAGGGCCGGTTATTTTAAAACATTCCGCCTGCCGGGCGGCGAATCCGCGATTCATGATGTATGGAAGATAGGGTATTCAATGCTTTATGAAGTATACGGTAGTGACGCGAATGACCTGAAAAATATTTCGCTTTTAAAACAACCGGAAGTAAAAATAATTCGCCAAATGCTGGAAAAAAACATCAATTCACCTGTTACTTCAAGCTGCGGGAGGCTGTTTGACGGGATTTCGGCAATTATAGGTATAAATCATAATGCTGATTTTGAAGCACAGGCTGCAATGGCATTGGAATTTGCTGCTGATGATTTTGATACAAATGATTATTTTGCCTTTTCAATTGAGGAAGCTTCAGGCAGCCTGGTTTTTAACTGGCATCAAATTTTAAAAAGTATTGTTACCGATATTAATGATGGTGTAGCAGCCGGATTAATTTCAGCTAAGTTTCATAACTCACTGGCTGAAGCAATTGTTCAGATTGCAGATCGCCTGAGTATTGAAAAAGTGATTTTGACCGGCGGATGTTTTATGAATAATTACCTTCTGAACAGATCTGTAAAAAGACTTACAGAATCAGGGTTTAAAGCATACACTCAACAGCGTGTACCGGCAGGTGATGGAGGTATTTCGCTTGGTCAAATTAAATTTGCTTCTTATCTATAA